Proteins encoded together in one Microcaecilia unicolor chromosome 3, aMicUni1.1, whole genome shotgun sequence window:
- the LOC115465003 gene encoding olfactory receptor 13D1-like, with translation METENQTKITEFILLGLTDQSETQHILFVVFLLVYVVILSANALIIVVTWKDQTLHTPMYFFLCILSSLDICYSSSCIPKMLKDLLSEWKTISFSGCVVQMYIALAFGLVEYLLLAVMAWDRYMAISQPLKYTIIMNWSVCVNLTISVWITGFVLSITAVALMLTLPFCGHNRTNHFMCEVITVIRLTCIDIHPIDVAFFMSNVLVIIIPLSVIIFSYIHIITSVLKISSTDGRRKAFSTCSSHLTVVILFYCTAMGVYLRPRSMMSEKDKIISLVYVVLAPMLNPLIYTLRNSEVKEALKKTMRRKK, from the coding sequence ATGGAAACTGAAAATCAAACCAAGATCACAGAATTTATCCTACTGGGACTCACTGATCAATCAGAAACACAGCATATTCTCTTTGTCGTGTTCCTGCTGGTATATGTGGTCATCTTGTCTGCCAATGCGCTCATCATTGTAGTCACCTGGAAGGATCAAACTCTCCACACACCCATGTACTTTTTTCTCTGTATTTTGTCCTCCCTCGACATCTGTTACTCCTCTTCCTGTATCCCAAAGATGCTCAAGGACTTACTCTCAGAGTGGAAAACAATTTCATTTAGTGGCTGCGTTGTACAAATGTACATTGCTCTGGCTTTTGGGTTGGTAGAGTACCTTCTCCTTGCAGTCATGGCATGGGACCGATACATGGCGATATCTCAACCCTTGAAGTATACCATCATCATGAACTGGTCAGTCTGCGTGAACTTAACCATCAGTGTATGGATAACTGGCTTTGTGCTGTCAATTACAGCGGTGGCTCTGATGCTGACGCTGCCCTTCTGTGGACACAACAGAACCAACCACTTCATGTGTGAGGTTATTACAGTGATACGGCTGACATGCATTGATATCCATCCAATCGATGTAGCCTTTTTTATGTCAAATGTGCTAGTGATCATCATTCCCCTTTCTGTAATTATCTTTTCATATATTCACATCATCACCAGTGTCTTGAAAATCAGCTCAACAGATGGAAGACGCAAAGCTttctccacctgctcctcccacTTGACAGTTGTCATTCTTTTCTATTGCACTGCTATGGGAGTGTACTTGAGGCCTCGCTCCATGATGTCCGAGAAAGACAAAATCATTTCTCTGGTCTACGTGGTCCTCGCACCCATGTTGAACCCCCTTATCTATACGTTAAGGAACTCAGAAGTGAAAgaagccctgaaaaagacaatgagaaggaaaaag